One window from the genome of Aricia agestis chromosome 22, ilAriAges1.1, whole genome shotgun sequence encodes:
- the LOC121738024 gene encoding ommochrome-binding protein-like yields the protein MILIRSTLLVLLATYTSARRVTCHACINRTCYSRDLILRTAKFSGQLAIDRTSDIVYFHYQNKQRKDYTGAFDLDAVRFQVVPDLGFTFGHAVDQNTRDLYASGMTGIYRYNPEKNTTELYALKDKTIWHLQYTDRLYYNEFKGQGIYTYTNRKTSVVPGTNYEIDDFIVDKNNDIYFMANDTVYVLRNGTKTASVFENEIYVMATDINGEAYFAQTYTKGIYKIDYRTGRLLEYGAFRGTVVEFVFDSDNHIIYYDEKDKSIYYLSPTLNRCTVNTKNRGRSKLFSFVNSLAENDNNGKDVKIIAHDTNEMNTVA from the exons ATGATCCTTATAAG GTCCACACTTCTGGTTCTGCTAGCGACTTACACAAGCGCTCGACGAGTCACCTGTCACGCCTGCATCAACAGAACATGTTACAGCCGCGATCTCATACTCAGAACGGCCAAATTTTCCGGCCAATTGGCTATAGACAGAACTTCTGACATCGTGTACTTCCACTACCAAAACAAGCAGAGAAAAGACTATACAGGAGCTTTTGATCTGGATGCTGTTCGATTTCAAGTTGTTCCCGATCTAGGATTCACGTTCGGCCACGCTGTAGATCAGAATACAAGAGATCTATACGCGTCTGGAATGACGGGGATCTACAGGTACAATCCAGAGAAAAATACCACTGAATTGTACGCACTAAAAGACAAGACAATATGGCATTTACAATACACAGATAGGTTGTATTACAATGAATTCAAAGGACAGGGTATCTATACTTATACGAATAGAAAAACATCGGTAGTACCCGGTACAAATTATGAAATAGATGATTTTATTGTCGATAAAAACaatgatatatattttatggccAACGATACAGTATATGTTTTGAGGAACGGAACGAAAACTGCTAGTGTATTCGAAAACGAAATATATGTTATGGCTACAGATATAAATGGTGAAGCTTATTTCGCCCAAACTTATACTAAGGGTATATACAAAATTGATTATAGAACTGGTAGATTGTTAGAATATGGTGCTTTTAGGGGTACCGTTGTTGAATTTGTATTTGATAGTGATAATCACATAATTTACTACGATGAGAAGGACAAAAGCATCTACTATCTCTCTCCCACGCTGAACAGATGTACTGTGAACACAAAAAATCGGGGAAGAAGTAAATTATTCTCTTTTGTTAATAGTTTAGCAGAAAATGATAATAATGGTAAAGATGTTAAAATAATAGCACATGATACCAATGAAATGAATACAGTAGCGTAA
- the LOC121738023 gene encoding mediator of RNA polymerase II transcription subunit 15-like isoform X2 produces the protein MKVLILLSLVCGVMLEAPYPASGWRPDGPAFDPTRGQQPYPFDPRNPNNLDGVDVSVQGLPTAEQQIFQLSPINGQQYSGPSVNADVAKLNPQLQQAQYQQQLQIAREFARQRELEAAARQANRQTYQAPGTFGQTTTAKPSRNPEETTVPFDLNEGETLDASRNQPEKVSVEITKQNIQEYPAELFLSPLTQLNQAQFVQLQQLGQLQNTPVIYQQIQAEPQGFDGPAHLAALPSVLAQRELFQQQQLSQNPIVVQQEAVAQPAPQYQLNQYQPIQPQIPVQQQIQPQYQPGQPQIQTAQYQPAQPQFQPGQPQFQPGQTQFQPGQPQIQTAFPVQPQFQPNPYQPTQPQFPVTPSGQYQPQVVFQPQSPKFQPANPDDVEEIETNQQQQPQFAYQFQQPNQQPQVYQPQFYQPNQQPIIVQPLDNQLIQFYQQQQNLETNQQGLQSGLDINQQGNDIEEKDRENDDTTTATAVATAFGTRTQPRVVAQYGVPSTVQRQPTPRYRTTTEAAQEEPATEDGPAIAEATAVANGSGRRNARLRSRRLRPVFTLDKSGHLVLAQNA, from the exons ATGAAG GTGCTGATTCTTCTGTCGTTGGTGTGTGGAGTGATGCTGGAGGCTCCGTATCCAGCTAGCGGCTGGAGACCAGATGGGCCTGCTTTTGATCCAACAAGAGGACAACAG CCCTACCCTTTCGATCCTCGCAACCCGAACAACCTGGATGGAGTGGATGTATCAGTCCAGGGTCTGCCCACCGCTGAGCAGCAGATCTTCCAACTATCGCCCATCAACGGCCAACAGTATTCCGGCCCGAGTGTTAATGCTGATGTGGCCAAGTTGAATCCACAGCTGCAGCAGGCACAG TATCAACAACAACTGCAAATAGCGCGAGAGTTTGCGAGACAGAGAGAATTAGAAGCAGCTGCTCGTCAAGCTAACCGACAGACGTACCAAGCTCCTGGAACATTCGGACAGACCACAACAGCCAAACCGTCCAGGAATCCGGAAGAAACGACCGTACCGTTTGACCTGAATGAAGGCGAAACCCTAGATGCATCCAGAAACCAGCCTGAGAAGGTTTCCGTGGAAATAACTAAGCAGAACATTCAGGAGTATCCAGCTGAGCTGTTCTTGAGTCCACTCACTCAATTGAATCAAGCTCAATTTGTGCAGCTACAGCAGCTCGGCCAGCTTCAGAATACTCCTGTTATTTACCAGCAAATCCAAGCTGAACCTCAAGGTTTCGATGGTCCAGCTCATTTGGCTGCTTTGCCCTCAGTTCTGGCTCAAAGAGAGCTATTCCAGCAGCAACAACTAAGTCAGAACCCTATTGTAGTCCAGCAAGAAGCTGTAGCGCAACCAGCACCCCAATACCAACTTAATCAGTATCAGCCCATCCAGCCACAAATACCGGTTCAGCAACAAATTCAACCTCAATACCAACCGGGTCAGCCTCAGATTCAAACTGCTCAGTACCAACCTGCTCAACCACAATTCCAGCCTGGGCAACCGCAATTCCAACCTGGCCAAACACAGTTCCAACCTGGTCAACCGCAAATTCAAACTGCATTCCCAGTCCAACCCCAATTTCAACCAAACCCGTACCAGCCAACCCAACCTCAATTCCCCGTCACGCCTTCAGGACAATACCAACCGCAAGTCGTATTCCAACCCCAGAGCCCGAAATTCCAACCAGCCAATCCCGATGACGTTGAAGAAATAGAGACCAACCAGCAACAGCAACCACAGTTCGCCTACCAATTCCAGCAACCAAATCAACAACCACAAGTTTACCAACCACAGTTCTACCAGCCCAACCAGCAGCCTATCATAGTTCAACCGTTAGACAACCAACTGATCCAATTCTACCAGCAGCAGCAGAACCTTGAGACCAATCAGCAAGGCCTTCAGAGTGGATTAGATATCAACCAACAAGGCAATGATATTGAGGAGAAAGATCGCGAGAACGATGATACGACAACTGCTACAGCCGTGGCCACCGCATTTGGTACAAG AACTCAACCTCGTGTGGTTGCCCAATACGGAGTACCTTCTACCGTCCAGAGACAACCCACTCCAAGATACAGGACGACTACTGAAGCTGCACAAGAGGAA
- the LOC121738023 gene encoding mediator of RNA polymerase II transcription subunit 15-like isoform X1, which translates to MKVLILLSLVCGVMLEAPYPASGWRPDGPAFDPTRGQQAPQQPYPFDPRNPNNLDGVDVSVQGLPTAEQQIFQLSPINGQQYSGPSVNADVAKLNPQLQQAQYQQQLQIAREFARQRELEAAARQANRQTYQAPGTFGQTTTAKPSRNPEETTVPFDLNEGETLDASRNQPEKVSVEITKQNIQEYPAELFLSPLTQLNQAQFVQLQQLGQLQNTPVIYQQIQAEPQGFDGPAHLAALPSVLAQRELFQQQQLSQNPIVVQQEAVAQPAPQYQLNQYQPIQPQIPVQQQIQPQYQPGQPQIQTAQYQPAQPQFQPGQPQFQPGQTQFQPGQPQIQTAFPVQPQFQPNPYQPTQPQFPVTPSGQYQPQVVFQPQSPKFQPANPDDVEEIETNQQQQPQFAYQFQQPNQQPQVYQPQFYQPNQQPIIVQPLDNQLIQFYQQQQNLETNQQGLQSGLDINQQGNDIEEKDRENDDTTTATAVATAFGTRTQPRVVAQYGVPSTVQRQPTPRYRTTTEAAQEEPATEDGPAIAEATAVANGSGRRNARLRSRRLRPVFTLDKSGHLVLAQNA; encoded by the exons ATGAAG GTGCTGATTCTTCTGTCGTTGGTGTGTGGAGTGATGCTGGAGGCTCCGTATCCAGCTAGCGGCTGGAGACCAGATGGGCCTGCTTTTGATCCAACAAGAGGACAACAG GCCCCTCAACAGCCCTACCCTTTCGATCCTCGCAACCCGAACAACCTGGATGGAGTGGATGTATCAGTCCAGGGTCTGCCCACCGCTGAGCAGCAGATCTTCCAACTATCGCCCATCAACGGCCAACAGTATTCCGGCCCGAGTGTTAATGCTGATGTGGCCAAGTTGAATCCACAGCTGCAGCAGGCACAG TATCAACAACAACTGCAAATAGCGCGAGAGTTTGCGAGACAGAGAGAATTAGAAGCAGCTGCTCGTCAAGCTAACCGACAGACGTACCAAGCTCCTGGAACATTCGGACAGACCACAACAGCCAAACCGTCCAGGAATCCGGAAGAAACGACCGTACCGTTTGACCTGAATGAAGGCGAAACCCTAGATGCATCCAGAAACCAGCCTGAGAAGGTTTCCGTGGAAATAACTAAGCAGAACATTCAGGAGTATCCAGCTGAGCTGTTCTTGAGTCCACTCACTCAATTGAATCAAGCTCAATTTGTGCAGCTACAGCAGCTCGGCCAGCTTCAGAATACTCCTGTTATTTACCAGCAAATCCAAGCTGAACCTCAAGGTTTCGATGGTCCAGCTCATTTGGCTGCTTTGCCCTCAGTTCTGGCTCAAAGAGAGCTATTCCAGCAGCAACAACTAAGTCAGAACCCTATTGTAGTCCAGCAAGAAGCTGTAGCGCAACCAGCACCCCAATACCAACTTAATCAGTATCAGCCCATCCAGCCACAAATACCGGTTCAGCAACAAATTCAACCTCAATACCAACCGGGTCAGCCTCAGATTCAAACTGCTCAGTACCAACCTGCTCAACCACAATTCCAGCCTGGGCAACCGCAATTCCAACCTGGCCAAACACAGTTCCAACCTGGTCAACCGCAAATTCAAACTGCATTCCCAGTCCAACCCCAATTTCAACCAAACCCGTACCAGCCAACCCAACCTCAATTCCCCGTCACGCCTTCAGGACAATACCAACCGCAAGTCGTATTCCAACCCCAGAGCCCGAAATTCCAACCAGCCAATCCCGATGACGTTGAAGAAATAGAGACCAACCAGCAACAGCAACCACAGTTCGCCTACCAATTCCAGCAACCAAATCAACAACCACAAGTTTACCAACCACAGTTCTACCAGCCCAACCAGCAGCCTATCATAGTTCAACCGTTAGACAACCAACTGATCCAATTCTACCAGCAGCAGCAGAACCTTGAGACCAATCAGCAAGGCCTTCAGAGTGGATTAGATATCAACCAACAAGGCAATGATATTGAGGAGAAAGATCGCGAGAACGATGATACGACAACTGCTACAGCCGTGGCCACCGCATTTGGTACAAG AACTCAACCTCGTGTGGTTGCCCAATACGGAGTACCTTCTACCGTCCAGAGACAACCCACTCCAAGATACAGGACGACTACTGAAGCTGCACAAGAGGAA